From the genome of Alosa sapidissima isolate fAloSap1 chromosome 14, fAloSap1.pri, whole genome shotgun sequence, one region includes:
- the uacab gene encoding LOW QUALITY PROTEIN: uveal autoantigen with coiled-coil domains and ankyrin repeats protein (The sequence of the model RefSeq protein was modified relative to this genomic sequence to represent the inferred CDS: inserted 1 base in 1 codon), with product MKSLKYRLKKHEVTITNTDWNKYDDRLMKAVERGEVDKVAAVLNKKGIIPTKLDVEGRSAFHLAATRGHVDCLNLILSHSVDVTATDATGKNALHLAARNGQSLCVQRLLQYNCPVGNVDLQGRSALHDAVMAGCASSVKLLCDSGASVNTSDFDGRTPLVLATQMCHPRICQLLLERGADITVRDKQNKTALILGCEYACRDAVEVLLRSGADVTATDGSGHDSYHYARLSKNQELVALVKSYLDSTNKAKEAARMELKKRQQVSVEPASNTNKDQMIHDLERQNESQQESLRKFHQEQRALMDQVNMLQQQLSQEKSAMEDIHMEREQLRHLLTARGEDGARAVETVKVQMKSHLGDYSGQSVIKGKENILVRQSHSLDSAQVLQSSVSRPLELTRTPSLVASGGEAESLRRELDALRKKQEALEEETAQLQAALSRKVQECEELAQSRDATKRDADLQVRQLEEALGDVQKRMLDSEAKVKQLQAHVVAVKEHLSNQLVEDLKTQLGDVKAKYEGASAEVGRVRNHLKLSEKALEEYKKSEGQLAVEAERLTQELNVLKDEREDMAETLMDMEAHVKEVEIRLSAMVPSEKFDNMKNLLTNAVDEKEKQIAELREDYDRVLEEVAELHREMDNRSGPAAMTVPLQEHERVRAALEEHSASLKRKLSDITAKSQALIQEVEESEEEREVLREQLEDLRDQIQSEFVPLQSHEDVKRSLGRALDDLKDKLAEAAEKKQLAEEELRRLKDEKASLCENVTLLRSSHVSSERLQSEVGALSTRNTELEQELDAMRRGSNERERQLREALAEKEALEQSLQGRVVSREDHERMRAELTAALEESKNQISTLEKNGEAREEELQKVKEESAMLKEELEKVQTVFENDYISLSDHQTVTSTLSSALAEAEERVKEALSRHQSAQDDTVKLHEEIEAQKRELDTIQEAIHVKFVPLSVVQEKESGFEAALKDLNEQLSEMQEKYDQEKTESERRKSETERLEAELQEALQKLEADLESGERQLEAEAEQKGQSEELSLKLVDLEQQYKEVTVQRAELEEQNALCAAEIQALQRRLEGEYVRLERLEATQQALTDSLQQAQEQCQQAQAAQRHEAERARQLEQELQGHAAGQGVVGAALVAEQQQQEEARRALEQEVATLRLALREEVEGSAQRAEDVAALQSELLRATQALEELRGHEEGEVAALRSDKQRLEEEVQELGERLSGLAEQYEELYRETALRRDAETQARAEADSLQAKSTTIEGEIRELKERYDGSLHTIGELQKRIQMSSEQTEAKDKRITELLADVERLKQALNGLSQLAYSGSAPNKRQAQHIDALQAQVKSLQQQLADAERQHREVVSIYRTHLLSAAQGHMDEDVQAALXADHPYAAGVCVLEGARWEHQHSPSIPQCTAQPHVGPPNVATHVDPRWRQASYACPGSIDEATCEGGDQELWVNSHYMLV from the exons AACACTGATTGGAACAAGTATGACGATCGGCTGATGAAGGCTGTGGAACGCGGCGAGGTGGACAAGGTGGCCGCAGTGCTGAACAAGAAGGGCATCATCCCCACCAAGCTGGACGTGGAGGGGAGATCTGC CTTCCACCTCGCCGCGACCAGAGGACACGTGGATTGTTTAAACCTCATCTTGAGCCACAGTGTGGACGTGACTGCCACCGATGCCACTG GGAAAAATGCCCTACATTTGGCTGCAAGGAACGGGCAGTCATTATGTGTTCAGAGGCTCTTACAG TACAATTGTCCTGTGGGAAACGTGGACCTGCAGGGAAGATCTGCACTACATGATGCCG tgATGGCGGGCTGTGCCTCCAGTGTTAAATTGCTCTGTGATAGTGGGGCTTCGGTGAACACCAGTGATTTT gatgggAGGACTCCTCTGGTGCTGGCCACTCAGATGTGCCACCCACGGATCTGCCAGCTGCTGCTGGAGCGCGGGGCAGACATCACCGTCCGTGATAAACAGAACAA GACGGCTCTGATCCTGGGCTGTGAGTACGCCTGTAGAGACGCGGTGGAGGTCCTGCTAAGAAGCGGAGCGGACGTCACCGCCACTGACGGCTCCGGCCACGACAGCTACCACTACGCCCGCCTCAGCAAGAACCAGGAACTGGTGGCACTGGTCAAGAGCTACTTGGACAGCACCAACAAAG CTAAAGAGGCTGCAAGGATGGAGCTGAAGAAAAGACAG cAGGTGAGTGTAGAGCCTGCTTCAAATACAAACAAGGATCAGATGATACAT GACCTGGAGAGGCAGAATGAGAGCCAGCAGGAGTCACTGAGGAAGTTCCATCAGGAGCAGAGAGCCCTCATGGACCAGGTCAAcatgctgcagcagcagctcagCCAG GAGAAGTCCGCAATGGAGGACATCCACATGGAG AGGGAACAGCTCAGACATCTGCTCACGgccagaggagaggatggggctCGCGCTGTGGAAACAGTCAAGGTGCAGATGAAGTCTCATCTG GGGGATTATTCCGGCCAATCTGTTATCAAAG GAAAAGAGAACATTCTGGTGAGGCAGTCCCACAGCCTGGATTccgctcag GTCCTGCAGTCGTCGGTGTCGCGACCCCTGGAGCTGACAAGGACGCCATCGCTGGTGGCATCGGGCGGCGAGGCGGAGAGCCTGCGGCGGGAGCTGGACGCTCTGCGGAAGAAGCAGGAGGCGTTGGAGGAGGAGACGGCCCAGCTGCAGGCGGCGCTGAGCCGTAAGGTCCAGGAGTGCGAGGAGCTGGCGCAGAGCCGCGACGCCACCAAGCGCGACGCCGACCTGCAGGTGCGGCAGCTGGAGGAGGCGCTGGGCGACGTGCAGAAGAGGATGCTCGACTCCGAGGCCAAGGTCAAGCAGCTGCAGGCCCACGTGGTGGCGGTCAAGGAGCACCTGAGCAACCAGCTGGTGGAGGATCTGAAGACGCAGCTCGGCGACGTCAAGGCCAAGTACGAGGGCGCGTCGGCGGAGGTGGGCCGCGTGCGCAACCACCTGAAGCTGAGCGAGAAGGCGCTGGAGGAGTACAAGAAGAGCGAGGGCCAGCTGGCCGTGGAGGCCGAGCGGCTCACCCAGGAGCTCAACGTCCTGAAGGACGAGCGCGAGGACATGGCCGAGACCCTGATGGACATGGAGGCGCACGTCAAGGAGGTGGAGATCCGTCTGTCCGCCATGGTGCCCTCCGAGAAGTTCGACAACATGAAGAACCTGCTGACCAACGCCGTGGACGAGAAGGAGAAGCAGATAGCCGAGCTGAGGGAGGACTACGACCGCGTCCTGGAGGAGGTGGCCGAGCTCCACAGGGAGATGGACAACCGCAGCGGCCCCGCGGCCATGACCGTCCCCCTGCAGGAGCACGAGCGCGTGAGGGCGGCCCTGGAGGAGCACAGCGCGTCTCTCAAGAGGAAGCTGTCGGACATCACCGCCAAGAGCCAGGCGCTGATCCAGGAGGTCGAGGAGAGCGAGGAGGAGCGGGAAGTCCTCCGGGAGCAGCTGGAGGACCTCCGGGACCAGATCCAGAGCGAGTTTGTGCCCCTCCAGTCCCACGAGGACGTGAAGAGGTCACTGGGCCGCGCGCTGGACGACCTGAAGGACAAGCTGGCCGAGGCAGCCGAGAAGAAGCAGCTGGCCGAGGAGGAGCTGCGCAGGCTTAAGGACGAGAAGGCCTCGCTGTGCGAGAACGTCACCCTGCTGCGGAGCAGCCACGTGTCCAGCGAGCGGCTCCAGAGCGAGGTGGGCGCGCTGAGCACGCGCAACAcggagctggagcaggagctGGACGCCATGCGGCGGGGGAGCAACGAACGGGAGAGGCAGCTGAGGGAGGCGCTGGCCGAAAAGGAGGCCCTGGAGCAGAGTCTGCAGGGACGGGTGGTGTCCAGGGAGGACCACGAGCGAATGAGGGCGGAGCTGACCGCCGCCTTGGAGGAGTCCAAGAATCAAATCTCCACGTTGGAGAAGAACGGGGAGGCGAGGGAGGAGGAGTTGCAGAAGGTGAAAGAAGAAAGTGCCATGTTGAAAGAGGAGCTTGAGAAAGTTCAGACGGTGTTCGAAAATGACTATATCAGCCTTAGTGACCACCAAACGGTCACCAGCACGCTGAGCAGTGCCTTAGCTGAAGCTGAGGAGAGGGTCAAGGAAGCGCTCTCCAGGCATCAGTCGGCTCAGGACGACACCGTGAAGCTGCACGAGGAGATCGAAGCGCAGAAGAGAGAGCTGGATACGATACAGGAGGCTATTCACGTGAAGTTTGTGCCACTGTCTGTCGtgcaggagaaagagagcggCTTTGAGGCCGCGCTGAAGGACTTGAACGAGCAATTGAGCGAGATGCAGGAGAAGTACGACCAGGAGAAGACGGAGAGCGAACGTCGGAAGTCTGAGACTGAGCGTCTGGAGGCAGAGCTGCAGGAGGCTCTGCAGAAGCTGGAGGCCGACCTGGAGTCCGGCGAGAGGCAGCTAGAGGCCGAGGCCGAGCAGAAGGGTCAGTCGGAGGAGCTGAGCCTCAAGCTGGTGGACCTGGAGCAGCAGTACAAGGAGGTGACGGTGCAGCGCGCCGAGCTGGAGGAGCAGAACGCGCTGTGCGCCGCCGAGATCCAGGCGCTGCAGCGACGCCTGGAGGGGGAGTACGTGCGGCTGGAGCGCTTGGAGGCCACGCAGCAGGCGCTGACCGACAGCCTGCAGCAGGCCCAGGAGCAATGCCAGCAGGCGCAGGCGGCCCAGCGGCACGAGGCCGAGCGTGCGCGCCAGCTCGagcaggagctgcagggccaCGCCGCCGGGCAGGGCGTGGTCGGCGCCGCCCTGGTGgccgagcagcagcagcaggaggaggcgcGCAGGGCGCTGGAGCAGGAGGTGGCCACGCTGCGGCTGGCGCTGCGCGAGGAGGTGGAAGGCAGCGCCCAGCGGGCGGAGGACGTGGCGGCGCTGCAGAGCGAGCTGCTCCGCGCCACCCAGGCCCTGGAGGAGCTGCGCGGGCACGAGGAAGGCGAGGTGGCCGCGCTGCGCAGCGACAAGCAGcggctggaggaggaggtgcaggagCTCGGCGAGAGGCTGTCGGGGCTGGCCGAGCAGTACGAGGAGCTGTACCGGGAGACGGCCCTGCGCCGCGACGCCGAGACGCAGGCGCGCGCCGAGGCCGACTCCCTGCAGGCCAAGAGCACCACCATCGAGGGCGAGATCCGCGAGCTGAAGGAGCGCTATGACGGCTCTCTGCACACCATCGGCGAGCTGCAGAAGAGGATCCAGATGTCCTCCGAGCAGACCGAGGCCAAGGACAAGCGG aTCACAGAGCTCCTGGCAGACGTGGAGAGGCTGAAGCAGGCGCTGAACGGTCTGTCCCAGCTGGCCTACTCTGGCAGCGCGCCCAACAAGAGGCAGGCGCAGCACATTGATGCTCTCCAGGCCCAGGTTAAAAgcctgcagcagcagctggcT gATGCTGAAAGGCAGCACAGGGAAGTGGTCTCCATTTACCGAACTCATCTCCTCAGTGCCGCTCAG GGGCACATGGATGAAGACGTCCAGGCGGCTC CTGCAGATCATCCGTATGCGGCAGGAGTTTGTGTGCTAGAGGGAGCGCGGTGGGAGCACCAGCATTCACCCAGcatcccacaatgcactgcacAGCCACATGTGGGCCCACCCAACGTAGCAACCCACGTAGATCCACGTTGGCGTCAAGCGTCATATGCCTGTCCAGGGTCTATAGATGAAGCCACATGTGAAGGAGGTGACCAGGAACTTTGGGTTAACAGCCACTACATGTTAGTTTAG